The following nucleotide sequence is from Ornithodoros turicata isolate Travis chromosome 2, ASM3712646v1, whole genome shotgun sequence.
gccaaaccggaactgaaccggaatgaaatcaaaacaacgcgaacccgaacccgaaccgaacccgtattttttgcggttcgacaccctgattttaACTGAATGCCATTTTAACTGAATGCCAATTCCACTGAATGCCAATTCCACTGAATGCCAGTTCCACTGAATGCCATTTTCACTGAATGCCATTTTTACTTGCTGGTCCTGACGGCTACATAGCCGACACGTAGCTGGCTTCTTTCATTTTTAGACCCCGTGTTGActgcatgcaatgtagtttttgcAACCTTATTTGCAACGACACTCCTTGACTGGTGGTTCAGTACATGGTGATCCTCTTCCTGCTGTTTGTGGTGCAATTCAGCGTGGCTTGCGCTTGCCTGGCCATGACAGAGGATCAGGAGCGCGAACTGGCCCACGAGGGCTGGGAGCGGGCCTCGGCCTCAGTGAAAGCGCAGGCCGAATCGCTGTTCCACTGCTGCGGCTTTGAGCGGAACACCTCCATTCCGGCGGAGGCGCAGTGCCAGAAGACTCCCACGTGCTGCACACCCTCCGCGGAGTTTGCGCCCCTTTCTGGGGCGGAGGAAGACTGCGAGTGCCAGGGCTGCTGGTCGGCGCTCCACCTGGCCATCCGCAACGGGCTGAAAATAACGGGGGGCGTTGGCATGTTCTTCAGCTTCACGGAGGTGGGTCATTGTTTCGTCCAAGTCCAATCATCATTGTCAGTCATCATTGAAACCAACGGCCATTGAATACGTGCGAAGTTTCGCCAAGCATGTAAAAGTGTCAGCTTCTAAAGAGCATTGGATCCGGTGCTCTCTGACAAGTTGATACGTGACatgcttggtggcgctacacgcATATCAAAttgtcattggtttcaatgatcattgtgGACTGCCTGTGTGATGGAAGGGAtatgttttttgaaaaaaaaaaggaaaggttgaCAGGATGTGTGACAGGGTTATTACTGGTACCGGTGCAGTTACTGCCACCGATGTACCAGTGCCACTTATTGAGCTTGCGTGCTGTTCACGTCCTGGACATATTCACAGAGTAATAGCCCTGTCTCACGGGCAGTCCTCAATCATCATTGAAACCAACGGCGATTGAATACGTGCGAAGTTTCACCAGGCATGTAAAAGTGTCAGCTTCTAAAGAGCATTGGATCCGGTGCTCTCTGACAAGTTGATACAGTATatgcttggtggcgctacacgcATATCAAATTGttattggtttcaatgatcattgtgGGCTTGCCCGTGTCAGGGGGGGACGAAAGGTTGACAGGATGTGTGACGGGGTTATTACTGGTACTGGTGCAGTTACTGCCACTGATGTACCAGTGCCACCTATTGAGCTTGTGTGCTGTTCACATCCTGGACATATTCACAGAGTAATAGCCCTGTCTCATGGGCAGTCCTCAATCATCATTGAcgccaatggccattgaatgTGCACGTAGAGCCACCACGCATGTAAAGGTGTCGACTTCTAAAAGAGCAATGGGTCCAGCGCTCTCTGACAAGTTGATACATTATatgcttggtggcgctacacgcATATCAAAttgtcattggtttcaatgatcattgtgGACTACCCGTGTGATGGAAGGGCTATgttttttgaagaaaaaaaaggaaaagtgagGAAAGGTTGACAGGATGTGTGACAGGGTTATTACTGGTACCAGTGCAGATACTGCCTCTGATGTACCACTGCCACTTATTGTGCTTGTGTGCTGTTCACATCCTGAACATATTGAGAGAGTAAGAGCCTTGCCTCATGGGCAGTCCTCAATCATcgttgaaaccaatggccattgaatgTGCGcatagcgccaccaagcgtgtaaaaGTGTCAACTTCTaaaagagcattggatccagtGCTCTCTGACAAGTCGATACATTACATGCTTGGTGGCGCTATATACATATTAAATTGCCCTTGGTTTCAATGAGCATTGTGGACTGCCCCTGTGACTGCCACTGACTTACCGGCGCAGATTATTGCCGCACTTAGTACAAGCATCACTGAAGCGCAGATCATTCGCGGATGATACTTTTTCTTTGTAAGTGCCGAGTTGTTGGAAGTCGGTGAAGGAACAACTCAAATAGTAGAGCATTACTTGCTATGTGCATGGTTTTGTACAATGAAGGTTAGGCCCAGAACAACAAATGCAAATCATAACTGCCGCATGTGAACGTTATCTGCAAACAAATTAAAGCTGTGCAGAGGAGCTGGTGTACTATAGAAAGAGGCAACATCTCTTTGAACTTGAGGAatacacaaacaaaacacagaATGGAGTAACGACACAGGACACAAATATGTAACTaacttttctttaaaaaaagctttttaaaagaaaaacaatgttgtTGATTTTAGTTTTGTGCCGTCTACGTCATTGTTTGCGTCCGATGTCTGTGTGTGCCTCGAGCACAGAGAAGTGTTGCCCCCTTCTACGCTATCGGCACCTGGAAGCCTCGATGTTCTAGATGCTTTACTACGAACTGATTACCTGAGCCTGTGATTACATGCTGTTTCTAACAGATCATAGCTCTCTCTGCTAAAACATTTACTGCTCTGTGACGTGCCACCAATCAATCATGTGATCTTCActttaagggggaatcacttcttcagaaatctgTGGGTGATTTTTgttcgcacaagacacgtgaaTGCTCTAAACTATCATCGTAAGATTGgtgatgtcttttttttttagaggataaggttgagccgttgatttttaacCAATTAAAGTTCGGCGCGTCTCGAACGTGTGATGCCATCTCGAAAGAGTGTCGcgcactaaaatatttgcgaattcgggctcaatgCAAATCAAGGGATAGTCCTGGAATACTACAAAATGTGCCATTGACAACGGCAGAGTAAGGAGAACATGCCAGTACCTCTGTTTCGGCGGTATTTTACGCCGTTTCCGAGCGCTGTGCGAACAAACgttctctattgtcttgcgcagaagtgattccTCCTTAATGCAAGTCATTTGTGCCCTGTTAGCGTTGATTTTTGCTTTACATAAAGGGAATGCGGGTAACATCATGCGATAGCAGGAACACGTCGTGCACGCACACATGCTGTGATATTTGTTCTCTGCTGTAGCTGTGTCAGCCCATGACGATTGATCCATTGACGTGATCCGATTGCCCGTAAACAGTGACATGCCTTTGCCTTGCAGTTCCTCGGTGTGTGGTTGACCGTGCGTTACCGCAACCAGAAGGACCCGCGAGCTAATCCCAGCGCCTTCCTCTAACATGCTCAAACCTGTCAAACAAACTAACATTTTTCACCTAACCCAAACGTGGAAGAAGGTATGCTTGAGTTCTTGTGGTGGTTGGTTTTtgtgtctctctctctgtctgtctctctcccTCCTGCTTTCTGCATAACGGCATGGTAGTCGTTGTGTTCTGTCAGTGCGTGTGATGTGGAAGGGTGTGATGTGGGAAAATGTCCCCGGATAGAACGTGAACGACGGATGAAATGCTCTGTCTCGGAACGGCAGCGCCATTCGGGCTGTACGCCTATGCTACATATTTCCTAAAATGCGAAGGCCTGAAGGAACTTCCTAGTGgatattggattggattggaaggATATCCTCGTGGATATTGGATTGGATATCCCCGTGgatattggattggattggatatccTCGTGGATTACCATTTGAGGTCTTAGAATTGCATTGCCTCGTGGTAATGCTCAAGTGCAGCGAAACCCCCCTAGTacggaccacgacctactagatcatAGTGACCATGTCATACcgaccagtgccgtgtatgccaaagggagtctggccattaggaggagactaaaaaagaggctcgacccgtcaatcaaacttaggcgcatttcattggttaccgtgttccatgggagctgccacGACACCatattttctccaagatggaggacgGTGCTTGAAACgacgaagcggagatttcgtgacaaaaaaattttcgcagactactttaatttcgtACTGTGAGTGTCCTCATCCTCAtgtgtacgcatctgcaaaatcagcttcaattttcgctccgccatcattatttacgcgaaaatgggatgtttcgtcgctaacgttaggcctagtttagaccgtgataccaagaaaatagcaagaaggacgacccttataccTAGGATTTTAGGATGCGACGACGACTATAGGACGACCCTTATACCTAGgatgcattatataattgcattctATTTATACATGCATATTTGCTTATTTTTTATTCGATCTACTTACCTTACGTGATTTACAACTTCATAgcggcagtcgtctgctacgaagaagcggttgtaccgctccactggccaatcagttctgccagcaaccatttctgcaattctgggCCTTCctaacatgcctctctccatgcagacgccgttgataaaagtgggtcaagatccgtcgttttggtctgtcaccagtgatatccgtttcaatccgaatcaatctagtttctccaaaatggcggcACCCAGTAAACaggggtgaggtataagtactggatggatgtaataatagacaactgtatttcgacctgtgattggttacatacctcaaaaagtgggcggagcctCAGGTATGGGCAGGTCCcactaatggccagactccccttggcatgcacggcactgataccgaccccttcccagcgccgcattcggaggctagcggtggcgctactgatcggcccggttattgcttcctcgttttctacagtactctgtacttcagcttaccttagtatttttgtacaggcGGTGGATGTGCCAAGAGAGATTTTCCTTCtaaggttgattatcatcatcattctacgcgtttttaAAAGGAACTgttgccgtcgtctgctacggtaatcgtgcgtccacttctgcgcgttcaaaattcaaatttccatcgtccaatcatgatgcagatctaGGGGGGGGAggatgagtagcgccccctagcggatcgtgcggatggGGTCCTCATTGGGTTTGCGGTTATGACATGGTCGGTATGATCTAGTAGGTTGTGGTACGGACACCAACAGCGCCAGGGTTCTTGTCCACTCAAGGGACTCGTCCATACGAGAGGTATTGAAAGTAACAGCATCAAAActttccaaggggggggggggataacaaGCTGTCCGCAGTTGGGGAGTGTCCGTAATGGGAGGTTTAGCTGTATAATTATCGCGCAAGCAAGTACCCGTTCCAAGTATCCCAAGGCATCCATTCTAACGAAATACGCAACAACTTTTATCAGATACTATTTGTTTTGCGTTCATACGTTTGTACTTGTTACATTGAAAACTAAGTGTGCAGCCGATACGCCTTGGAGGATTGTCTTTCGTGTTGAATAAAATTCATGTACTAGGGATTAAAACTGGAATTCTAAGAATGGTCCGGCATATTGGATGCGACAATAAATTAATAAATTGGTTCTATGGAGAGTTGGTTGGTGCCAGTCAGGTTGTCTGCATGTTTTGAGTCCCCAAGAATGGCTTgactactgtattttgcatagTATTTGATCCAACGTGTACCTGGACAGAGCATTTGATTGGCCCTTGCTTGGACGTTGTATTTTACCTTAGACTACCCAACTTTGGCCAAGTACCGACTCACGTTAGGCTCAACAATAGATCATCTGATTTCAATAATATTTGCTGTGCATTGTTGTATTGaagactgttcttttttttcttttttcagctcaTTGCGGTGTTCATTGCGTACCGGTACCGGCTACAGAGAAACCCCAAGGCGGACCCTTATTTACTCCTGGGGCTTCACGCCGGGTGACTGTAATGTGTTTCACTAATGTGACATGTTCCTTTTTTGTCATGTTTAAGTTCCTCTCAATAGGTGGCAGGCCCATTTTGCCGAAAATTATGCCCACGTGCTACAAATTTTTGAGGCGGTAGCAACGCTGTCGTTCGTACAAAGATGTTATCGGTTACTGCAAGGTTGTTTGCTGGAGGACTACTTGAGCACTCTGAGCAAGCTTAACAGATAGATAATGTTGGTGTAGAGCTGGCTCTGTTTCTGCAGTTTCCGTTAAGAACTAGTGAACAGCAGCACGCAAGCGAATTGAGCAAAACATTGACCCGTAAACGCAGTTgctcttttttaaaaaaagaatttcGCGTCATTTTACCACACTGAATATTTTTAGATTAGTTTATTTGTTCAACAAAGCTATTCTGTACTTGAATCGTAAAGCTGCCTGTCGGATAAAATGTGGACATGCTGGCTTTGACGTACACTTCAGACTTATTTGCACACTTGCCTTGAAGgtttttatatttatttgtttttatctGAAGCAGGAAGCATCCTAAGCTTCCGTGGCCATTTTTGTGTGGATAAAAAACTTTcgaaagtatatatatatatatatatactagagTACTCCAACTGGTTTTATACTAGTAAGAAGTCTGGTCAATAGAAATGTCTGTAATGCGTTTCAGTACTTTTAACCCATCCGAGCGATAGAATACATTATGTTGCATCTTGTGCTCCAGGCACACGTGCATTCCACTTGGAATTTGAGCGGCATTGAGTCGAAATCTCTTCATGAATATTGAAGTTCACCCTGCTTTCATTGGTGGGAGGGGGTGATGTGAACCGAAaagggaaaacaaaaaaaaatgttaagAAAATTCACCTTGCTTTCTTTGTTGACCCATTTGCGAATGTGTATGGACATCTAGCCTGCAGTCATGTGCTGATATCTTGTTTCTGACTTTCGAATGCCTCAATGAACGAATGGCACACATTTTACCCTATGAATCTTGTCTACCCGTGTCCGATGGACCGTGAATATTGGATGTTGCTCGGACATTTGAAAATGATTCATTTGAAATTCATCATCGGAAATTGATTCATTTATTTtaattcaacaacaacaacaaaaataaatttgttgttgttgatggtACACACAATGCTTGATTAACTTTTTTGGCTCAGTCCCTCACTGGGACACCGGTTAAACTTAAAATTTATTGGGTGTTTCAGCGACGGGCTGAGTCCAAAGAGGAATCAAGCAGTCAAGCAACACTGGAGTTGGatgaattcttttttttttttgtaaggctGCAAAAATCATTGAGCGACTCGGTGAACTTCAAATGAATGAACACCGACGATGAACATGGGCCCACAACGGTCACCGAAGACTCAGTTGTCTTCAGATGTTTCGCATATTTGAGAACTTGGAACCCTAGATGTGATTAGATATAGTATAGAGATTATCCTATGCTGAACACGTACATGAGACACGTGTACACCTCGAGCATTTCTTGttcatttcctttttctctGTGTGAGATTGTCAAGTGCTTATATTGTATCTCGAAGCATTTTGCAGAGCCCTGTGCCTGTGTTGCATTTACGTTGTTGTAGCCATTGCCCTACAGTTGAACTTTATGTTGTTTGTAGTACAGTTTTTACAAATACTAATATCAGTGGAAGCTGTGAAATTTAGGAAAGATAACGCGTGGCTGTCGTCACTCACACGACACCACACAATATGGGAACACACGCGTATGAGATCTGATTCCCACCATTTGCGCAATATTTGTACACGGTCTTTACAAATTCAATACTCTCGGCGTAAATAGCCCCCCTAATACACTGAAAGAGGGCCGCACGTACCCAGCAGAAACAGCTACATGTCAAGGCAGAATCTGGCCAGACCTCCATCATGGTGGCAGCCCTCTTAACACTCCTAGATTAGATAACGCGCTCCACACCTTCCATCAAGTGTTTTGCTTCTTCTCGAATGCGTTCCATACACCTGCCTGCGGAAACTTTTACGGTGAGCAAGAAGTCTGTGGAAGTGTCTTTCGTTATCACGAATGCATTTCAGTTACTTGTGGCGGCCATTTTGGGGCAGCGCTTACTTTAAATCTGTGATTTGGAAAGTAATCGCGAGTATCCGTGCCTCATTCGTAAAGTGTGTTGGCGGAACTAGGAAACTTTCTCGTCTTAAATTTTTACTTCAATTTTaattaaattttaaatttaaatttaagTAAAAATTTTCATCAAATTTTTGCTTAAATTTTCACGTCTTAGATTGTTTTGCTTCTTCTCGAATGCA
It contains:
- the LOC135386306 gene encoding tetraspanin-13-like isoform X2; translated protein: MCGGFTCSKNALTALNIMYIVVSFILIGVATYGRASSMVTNITIFGAVIACGSFLFLLSLVGLIGAVKHHQVLLFFYMVILFLLFVVQFSVACACLAMTEDQERELAHEGWERASASVKAQAESLFHCCGFERNTSIPAEAQCQKTPTCCTPSAEFAPLSGAEEDCECQGCWSALHLAIRNGLKITGGVGMFFSFTEFLGVWLTVRYRNQKDPRANPSAFL
- the LOC135386306 gene encoding tetraspanin-13-like isoform X1 produces the protein MCGGFTCSKNALTALNIMYIVVSFILIGVATYGRASSMVTNITIFGAVIACGSFLFLLSLVGLIGAVKHHQVLLFFYMVILFLLFVVQFSVACACLAMTEDQERELAHEGWERASASVKAQAESLFHCCGFERNTSIPAEAQCQKTPTCCTPSAEFAPLSGAEEDCECQGCWSALHLAIRNGLKITGGVGMFFSFTELIAVFIAYRYRLQRNPKADPYLLLGLHAG